AGGGAGCTTATTCTCCTCTATCAGCAATGCAATCGTGCCAGTGAGTTCTGTGTAGAGCAATTCATACTCTCGGGTACCATCAAACTCATCACTGAGGACATACTTTTGTAATACTTCCTTGATGGCTTGGCTTCTGAGTAGAATAGGTGCTAACTTTTCAGGCAAAGGCTCAGGTAGCCCTGATTCAAACTCATTCTCCAAGATCGTCCGAATGGTATCATAAGCAGAGAAATGAAGTCCTCGAAACAAGGTCTCTGAGGCGAGTTCTTCTGCTTGTAGGTAGTCGTGTCCTTGCTGAATAGCCTCATAATAGATAGTCAGAGCCTCTTCGGCTCGTGAGTTGGT
This genomic window from Porphyromonadaceae bacterium W3.11 contains:
- a CDS encoding DUF1896 family protein — its product is MTQKKQLSYFLLKLEKYLSDYHPEKLQDIAFTNSRAEEALTIYYEAIQQGHDYLQAEELASETLFRGLHFSAYDTIRTILENEFESGLPEPLPEKLAPILLRSQAIKEVLQKYVLSDEFDGTREYELLYTELTGTIALLIEENKLPTMEA